A region of Sulfitobacter faviae DNA encodes the following proteins:
- a CDS encoding 3-deoxy-D-manno-octulosonic acid transferase: protein MPFLYRAWVAASRVILPVAGRRSMAKLRRAEVTPERAREKLGHASHPRPEGQLIWFHAASVGESLSVLALIDRMGHALPQAHFLITSGTATSARLVGSRLPPRTRHQFAPLDAPGPLKRFLDHWRPDAALFVESELWPQMLRRTHARGTAMALINARLSQRSIESWQKRPALAGFLFGVFDLILTQNDAMARAMTTINAPANRVTPGINLKSMAGPLPQDEETIAEAREALEGRPVWIASSTHPGEEKAVLEAHRQLLERIPELCLILVPRHPERGDEVAGLIASYGLTHGRRTRGDMPREQVYLADTLGELGTWYALSDIVFLGGSLHPIGGTIPMRSRRPGRWCSRAPMSPILPRPMPRWKPQVQRGSSPARRTWRTVWGICCATTSLAPPGWRRPRPMPQGRPTSSTVLPSG, encoded by the coding sequence GTGCCGTTTCTCTACCGGGCATGGGTCGCGGCGAGCCGTGTGATCTTGCCCGTGGCCGGGCGGCGCTCCATGGCCAAACTGCGCCGCGCCGAGGTCACACCGGAACGCGCGCGCGAAAAGCTGGGCCATGCCAGCCATCCCCGCCCCGAGGGGCAGTTGATCTGGTTTCACGCAGCCTCCGTTGGGGAGAGCCTGTCGGTTCTGGCGCTGATCGACCGGATGGGGCACGCCCTGCCGCAGGCGCATTTCCTCATCACCTCCGGCACCGCCACCTCGGCCCGTTTGGTGGGCAGCCGCCTGCCCCCGCGCACACGGCATCAGTTCGCCCCGCTCGACGCTCCCGGCCCGCTGAAACGTTTCCTTGACCATTGGCGCCCCGATGCGGCGCTCTTCGTGGAAAGCGAGCTTTGGCCGCAGATGCTGCGGCGGACCCATGCGCGGGGCACGGCGATGGCGCTGATCAACGCCCGCCTCTCGCAACGCTCAATCGAAAGCTGGCAGAAACGGCCCGCGCTGGCGGGGTTCCTCTTTGGCGTGTTCGACCTGATCCTGACGCAGAATGACGCGATGGCCCGGGCCATGACCACGATCAACGCCCCGGCTAACCGGGTCACGCCGGGGATCAACCTCAAGTCCATGGCGGGCCCCCTGCCACAGGATGAGGAGACCATCGCCGAGGCGCGGGAGGCCTTGGAGGGCCGCCCTGTCTGGATCGCCTCATCAACCCACCCGGGCGAGGAGAAAGCGGTGTTAGAGGCGCATCGCCAACTGCTGGAGCGCATCCCCGAGCTGTGCTTGATCCTTGTCCCCCGCCACCCCGAGCGCGGTGACGAGGTCGCCGGTCTCATCGCCAGCTACGGTCTGACGCATGGGCGTCGAACACGGGGCGACATGCCGCGCGAACAGGTCTATCTGGCCGACACTCTGGGTGAGTTGGGCACATGGTACGCGCTATCCGACATCGTCTTTCTGGGCGGGTCGCTGCACCCGATCGGGGGCACAATCCCTATGAGGTCGCGCAGGCCGGGGCGATGGTGCTCTCGGGCACCCATGTCGCCAATTTTGCCGAGACCTATGCCGAGATGGAAGCCGCAGGTGCAGCGCGGCTCGTCGCCGGCACGCAGGACTTGGCGGACCGTGTGGGGGATCTGCTGCGCAACGACATCGCTCGCGCCTCCGGGGTGGCGGCGGCCAAGGCCTATGCCGCAGGGCAGACCGACAAGCTCGACAGTATTGCCGAGCGGCTGA
- the argE gene encoding acetylornithine deacetylase, translated as MTERLTPLELMTKLISFPTVSRDTNIPLIDWVADYLASHGIESHRYIDPEQPKHALFAHAGPWEEGAVVLSGHTDVVPVDGQAWDTDPFTVTEKDGRYYGRGTCDMKGFDALAIWALVEAHYAEVNRPLQIALSFDEEIGCTGAPPMIQAMQGVVPKGSAVIVGEPSTMQAVTGHKGGIGFNTHLVGFEVHSSLLHTGVNAIMAGAKLIEWANDVNSDNMAAKPTETAAMFDPPFTTAHVGVIEGGTAHNITAKDCKFAMDFRVVPGEDKDKWGTAYLKKVREVEKQMQDVVPETYIETSTRFDVPALQPEKDGEAEQIVRQITGDNASHKVSYGTEAGQFQEAGYSAVICGPGDIAQAHQPNEFIKVAQFEAGHDFMRRLLIRLQG; from the coding sequence ATGACCGAACGCCTGACCCCGCTCGAGTTGATGACCAAGCTCATCAGCTTTCCCACCGTGTCGCGCGACACCAATATCCCGCTGATCGACTGGGTGGCCGACTACCTCGCCTCGCACGGGATCGAGAGCCACCGCTACATCGATCCCGAGCAGCCAAAACACGCGCTTTTTGCCCATGCGGGCCCGTGGGAGGAGGGGGCCGTGGTCCTTTCCGGTCACACGGATGTGGTGCCGGTCGACGGTCAGGCTTGGGACACCGATCCATTTACCGTGACCGAGAAGGACGGCCGCTACTACGGCCGCGGCACCTGCGACATGAAGGGCTTCGACGCGTTGGCGATCTGGGCGCTGGTCGAGGCGCATTATGCAGAAGTCAATCGCCCGCTGCAGATCGCGCTCAGCTTCGACGAGGAGATCGGCTGCACCGGCGCGCCGCCGATGATCCAGGCGATGCAGGGCGTGGTGCCCAAGGGCTCGGCGGTGATCGTGGGCGAGCCCTCGACCATGCAGGCGGTGACCGGCCACAAGGGGGGTATCGGATTCAACACCCATCTGGTGGGCTTCGAGGTGCATTCCTCGCTGCTGCACACTGGGGTCAATGCGATCATGGCGGGCGCGAAGCTCATCGAATGGGCCAATGACGTGAACAGCGACAACATGGCCGCCAAGCCGACCGAGACGGCGGCGATGTTCGACCCGCCTTTCACCACCGCCCATGTCGGCGTGATCGAGGGCGGCACGGCCCACAATATCACCGCCAAGGACTGCAAGTTCGCGATGGATTTTCGCGTCGTCCCCGGCGAGGACAAGGACAAATGGGGCACCGCCTACCTCAAGAAGGTGCGCGAGGTCGAAAAGCAGATGCAGGACGTGGTGCCCGAGACCTATATCGAGACCTCGACACGCTTCGACGTGCCCGCGCTCCAGCCCGAGAAGGACGGCGAGGCCGAGCAGATCGTGCGCCAGATCACCGGCGACAACGCCAGCCACAAAGTCAGCTACGGCACCGAGGCCGGGCAGTTCCAAGAGGCGGGCTATTCCGCCGTGATCTGCGGGCCCGGCGACATCGCACAGGCGCATCAGCCCAACGAGTTCATCAAGGTCGCGCAATTCGAGGCCGGTCACGACTTCATGCGCCGTCTGCTGATCCGCTTGCAGGGCTGA
- a CDS encoding NAD(P)/FAD-dependent oxidoreductase, which produces MSAFPITLATPASYPRTPPRESEVVVIGGGVIGVCTALFLARAGKQVTLLEKGRIAAEQSSRNWGWIRQQGRDPDELPIMVEAARLWRELAPELDRDIGLHQTGGTYLAGTEAKMQGYADWLPHAKTHGVDSRLMDAGEVAKAFPGLAGTYAGALTTPSDMRAEPWVAVPALAALAAREGVKIIENCAVRRLDLAAGRVAGVVSEAGAIRCSSVVLAGGAWSALFLRAHGVSLPQLSVRESVLATNVLPEVHAGAAAEAGLAFRRRAGGGYTLAPGGRPDLYVGPDAFRALRHYLPQLRQNPLGQRLRAAAPRGFPDAWRTPRNWAADAHSPFEAMRILDPMPDHRALRRARKRFAALYPDLPPITARALWAGMIDTMPDIVPVVDTCAQIPGLVIGTGMSGHGFGIGPAMGRVLSALVMGDAPGHDLGRFRADRFSDGSAIRLGPTL; this is translated from the coding sequence ATGTCCGCCTTTCCTATCACCCTTGCCACCCCCGCCAGCTACCCGCGCACCCCGCCGCGCGAGAGCGAGGTCGTCGTCATCGGCGGCGGGGTGATCGGCGTCTGCACCGCCTTGTTTCTGGCCCGCGCAGGCAAACAGGTGACGCTCTTGGAAAAGGGCCGCATCGCCGCGGAGCAATCCAGCCGCAACTGGGGCTGGATCCGCCAACAGGGGCGCGACCCGGACGAATTGCCGATCATGGTCGAGGCCGCGCGGCTTTGGCGTGAGCTGGCGCCTGAACTCGACCGCGACATCGGCTTGCATCAGACCGGCGGCACCTATCTGGCGGGGACCGAAGCCAAGATGCAGGGCTATGCCGACTGGCTGCCCCATGCCAAGACCCATGGCGTCGACAGCCGGTTGATGGACGCGGGCGAAGTTGCCAAGGCTTTCCCGGGGCTGGCCGGAACCTATGCCGGGGCGCTCACCACCCCCTCGGACATGCGCGCAGAGCCTTGGGTCGCTGTGCCTGCTCTGGCGGCGCTGGCGGCGCGCGAGGGTGTGAAGATCATCGAGAATTGCGCGGTGCGCCGCCTCGACCTCGCCGCCGGTCGCGTGGCGGGCGTGGTGAGCGAGGCGGGCGCGATCCGCTGTTCCTCGGTCGTGCTGGCGGGCGGGGCGTGGTCGGCGCTGTTCCTGCGCGCCCATGGCGTCAGCCTGCCGCAGCTTTCGGTGCGCGAGAGCGTGCTGGCCACCAATGTGCTGCCCGAGGTTCACGCCGGGGCCGCCGCCGAGGCGGGGCTAGCCTTCCGCCGCCGCGCCGGTGGCGGCTATACGCTCGCCCCCGGCGGGCGGCCCGATCTCTATGTCGGCCCCGATGCCTTCCGCGCCCTGCGGCACTACCTGCCGCAACTGCGCCAAAACCCCTTGGGTCAGCGTCTGCGCGCCGCAGCCCCGCGCGGCTTTCCCGATGCCTGGCGCACGCCGCGCAACTGGGCGGCTGACGCGCACAGCCCCTTTGAGGCGATGCGCATCCTCGACCCCATGCCGGACCACCGCGCCCTGCGCCGGGCGCGCAAACGTTTTGCCGCGCTTTATCCCGATCTGCCGCCCATCACCGCCCGCGCCTTATGGGCCGGGATGATCGACACCATGCCCGATATCGTGCCGGTGGTGGACACCTGCGCGCAGATCCCCGGCCTCGTCATCGGCACTGGCATGTCGGGCCACGGCTTCGGCATCGGGCCGGCCATGGGGCGGGTGCTCTCGGCTCTGGTCATGGGCGACGCGCCGGGCCATGATCTGGGCAGATTCCGCGCCGACCGGTTCAGCGATGGCAGTGCCATTCGCCTCGGCCCGACGCTCTGA
- a CDS encoding glycosyltransferase family 4 protein, which produces MPELFVTNYNRNFTGVSATAANVIRQQVDRHDLTLVGQPLPGCPVPLTRVAAGRITRKHPPQDRPFAIWHVRRNTEMRSALWLRDVRGANIRIVFTSAAQRLHSAYPRWLIRQMDAVIATTERAAEFVPHVRAVVPHGVDTDVFSPATNRANAWEQLGFGGTYGIATVGRIRPEKGTDLFVEAMLRLLPQRPGAVALVIGRAGGKHEAFSNKLKAQVEAAGLANRLLFIGEYPAADLPKLMRALSLVVQLPRYEGYGMVPLEALASGVPFVGSDAGYYGAFSNGGRVGKVVPLGAAEAAAQAALSLLEREDQAALSEAARHWAEQRFSARAEADGIEAVYNALWERG; this is translated from the coding sequence ATGCCTGAGCTTTTCGTCACCAACTACAACCGTAATTTCACCGGGGTCTCGGCCACGGCGGCCAATGTGATCCGGCAACAGGTCGACCGGCATGACTTGACGCTGGTGGGCCAGCCCCTGCCCGGCTGTCCGGTGCCGCTGACCCGCGTCGCGGCGGGGCGGATCACCCGCAAGCATCCCCCCCAAGACCGCCCCTTCGCCATTTGGCATGTGCGCCGCAACACGGAAATGCGCAGCGCGCTTTGGCTGCGCGATGTGCGTGGCGCAAATATCCGGATCGTCTTTACCTCTGCCGCGCAGCGGCTGCATTCGGCCTATCCGCGTTGGTTGATCCGGCAGATGGACGCGGTAATCGCTACGACCGAACGCGCGGCGGAGTTTGTGCCCCATGTCCGCGCCGTGGTGCCGCATGGGGTGGACACCGATGTCTTTTCCCCCGCCACCAACCGGGCGAACGCTTGGGAGCAGTTGGGCTTTGGCGGTACCTATGGCATCGCCACCGTGGGGCGCATCCGGCCTGAGAAAGGCACCGACCTTTTCGTCGAGGCCATGCTGCGCCTGCTGCCCCAACGCCCCGGCGCGGTGGCGCTGGTGATTGGCCGGGCGGGCGGCAAACATGAGGCGTTTTCGAACAAGCTCAAGGCGCAGGTCGAGGCCGCGGGCCTTGCCAACCGGCTGCTTTTCATCGGCGAATACCCCGCTGCCGACCTGCCGAAACTGATGCGCGCCCTGTCGCTGGTGGTGCAACTGCCGCGCTACGAGGGCTATGGCATGGTCCCGCTCGAAGCGCTGGCCTCAGGCGTGCCTTTCGTGGGCAGCGATGCGGGCTATTACGGCGCTTTCTCGAACGGGGGCCGCGTGGGCAAGGTCGTGCCATTGGGTGCGGCAGAGGCTGCGGCCCAAGCCGCGCTCTCCTTGCTAGAGCGCGAGGATCAAGCCGCCCTCTCCGAGGCCGCGCGCCACTGGGCTGAACAGCGTTTCAGCGCCCGGGCCGAGGCTGATGGGATCGAAGCCGTCTACAACGCGCTTTGGGAGCGCGGCTAG
- a CDS encoding M20 aminoacylase family protein, with product MPVKNRFAELHDDITAWRRDLHENPEILFETHRTSATVAEKLRSFGCDEVVEGIGRTGVVGVIKGKETGSGKVIGLRADMDALPIHEQTGLDYASKTDGAMHACGHDGHTAMLLGAAQYLAETRNFDGTVVVIFQPAEEGGGGGREMCEDGMMERWGIQEVYGMHNWPGMPTGSFGIRAGSFFAATDQFDITFEGRGGHAAKPHETVDTTVMSAQAVLALQTITARNADPVEQIVVSVTSFETSSKAFNVIPQKVQIKGTVRTMSAEMRELAEKRINEICNGIAGTFGGSADVTYHRGYPVMVNHEEQTEFAADVARSISGQCEEAPLVMGGEDFAFMLEERPGAYILVGNGDTAAVHHPEYNFNDEAIPAGCSWWAGIVEQRMPAA from the coding sequence ATGCCCGTTAAGAACCGATTTGCCGAGCTGCATGACGACATTACCGCATGGCGCCGCGACCTGCATGAGAACCCCGAGATCCTGTTCGAGACCCATCGCACCTCGGCCACCGTGGCCGAGAAGCTCCGCAGCTTCGGCTGCGACGAGGTGGTCGAGGGCATCGGCCGCACCGGTGTCGTCGGCGTGATCAAGGGTAAGGAGACCGGCTCGGGCAAGGTCATCGGGTTGCGCGCCGACATGGACGCGCTGCCGATCCACGAACAGACCGGGCTGGACTATGCCTCCAAGACCGATGGCGCGATGCATGCCTGCGGCCATGACGGCCACACCGCCATGCTGCTCGGTGCAGCGCAATACCTCGCCGAGACCCGCAACTTCGACGGCACCGTTGTGGTGATCTTCCAGCCCGCCGAAGAGGGCGGCGGCGGCGGTCGCGAGATGTGCGAAGACGGCATGATGGAGCGTTGGGGCATCCAAGAAGTCTACGGCATGCACAACTGGCCGGGCATGCCCACGGGCTCCTTCGGCATCCGCGCAGGCTCGTTCTTCGCCGCCACCGACCAGTTCGACATCACCTTCGAAGGCCGCGGCGGCCATGCTGCCAAGCCGCATGAGACCGTCGATACCACCGTCATGTCGGCGCAGGCCGTGCTGGCGCTGCAGACCATCACCGCGCGCAACGCCGACCCGGTGGAGCAGATCGTGGTCTCCGTCACTTCTTTCGAGACCTCCTCGAAAGCCTTCAACGTGATCCCGCAGAAGGTGCAGATCAAAGGCACCGTGCGCACCATGTCCGCCGAGATGCGGGAACTGGCCGAAAAGCGCATCAACGAGATCTGCAACGGCATCGCAGGCACCTTCGGCGGCAGCGCCGATGTGACCTACCATCGCGGCTATCCGGTCATGGTGAACCACGAGGAGCAGACCGAGTTTGCTGCCGACGTGGCGCGCTCGATTTCCGGCCAATGCGAGGAAGCGCCGCTGGTGATGGGGGGCGAAGACTTTGCCTTCATGCTGGAGGAGCGCCCGGGCGCCTATATCCTCGTCGGCAACGGCGACACGGCGGCGGTGCACCACCCGGAGTATAACTTCAACGACGAAGCCATTCCGGCGGGTTGTAGCTGGTGGGCAGGCATCGTCGAACAGCGGATGCCCGCGGCCTGA
- a CDS encoding DNA alkylation repair protein: MTPETALEELEAQANPARAEEMRAYHKADRRYLGLTNPQIAALAQTWRAALDVEGRVALADGLWQSDIFEARVAAAKLLTQARLRPDDQAGWALIASWTADFDSWAIADHASMAAQKRLVADPTRLDEVEDWVASDHLWTRRAALVSTLPWTKQNNPKPEELTARDRILGWAATMVPDHRWFIQKSIGWWLRDLSKHDAGRTRAFIAAHGEAMKPFAVKEALRLLKKAEGAG, from the coding sequence ATGACCCCCGAAACCGCATTGGAAGAGCTCGAAGCGCAGGCCAACCCGGCCCGCGCGGAAGAGATGCGCGCCTATCACAAGGCCGATCGGCGCTATCTCGGCCTGACCAACCCACAGATCGCGGCGCTTGCGCAAACGTGGCGGGCGGCGCTGGATGTCGAAGGCCGTGTCGCCCTCGCCGATGGGCTGTGGCAGTCCGACATTTTCGAGGCGCGTGTGGCAGCAGCCAAATTGCTGACCCAAGCGCGGCTGCGCCCCGATGATCAGGCCGGTTGGGCGTTGATCGCAAGCTGGACCGCGGATTTCGACAGTTGGGCGATTGCCGATCATGCCAGCATGGCGGCGCAGAAACGTCTGGTGGCCGACCCCACCCGCTTGGACGAGGTGGAAGATTGGGTCGCCTCGGATCACCTTTGGACGCGGCGCGCGGCGCTCGTCTCTACCCTGCCATGGACCAAACAGAACAATCCTAAGCCTGAGGAACTGACCGCCCGCGACCGTATCCTCGGCTGGGCCGCGACGATGGTGCCGGATCACCGCTGGTTCATTCAAAAATCCATCGGCTGGTGGCTGCGCGACCTGTCAAAGCACGACGCTGGCCGCACCCGCGCCTTCATCGCCGCCCATGGGGAGGCGATGAAACCTTTTGCGGTGAAAGAAGCCCTGCGCCTGCTGAAAAAAGCAGAGGGCGCAGGCTGA
- a CDS encoding M20 aminoacylase family protein, with protein sequence MPIKNRFAETHAEITAWRRHLHQHPELMFDLPETSRFVEEKLRSFGITDITTGIAQTGVVAVIEGQSNSSGRTIGLRADMDALPITEATGLPHASKHPGKMHACGHDGHTAMLLGAAQYLAETRNFDGRVVLIFQPAEEGGGGGNVMVQEGLMDRWGIDEVYGMHNMPGHPTGQFAIREGALLAAADEFAITLTGQGGHAAAPHEAVDTNLAAAHVMIALQSIASRNTDPLKQVVVSVCTLRSDTDSHNVLPHQVLLRGTVRTLDPEVQDLAERRLHDLTRLTAEAHQCRAEIDYQRGYPVTRNHADQTRFAAEAADKVTPGTDRDTPPIMAGEDFSYMLNARPGAYIMIGNGEGATVHHPEYDFDDAAIPAGCSWFAQVVEDRLARA encoded by the coding sequence ATGCCGATCAAGAACCGCTTCGCCGAGACCCACGCCGAGATCACCGCCTGGCGACGTCATCTGCACCAGCACCCGGAGCTGATGTTCGACCTGCCCGAGACCTCGCGCTTCGTCGAGGAGAAGCTGCGCAGCTTCGGCATCACCGACATCACCACCGGTATCGCCCAGACCGGCGTGGTCGCGGTGATCGAAGGGCAGAGCAACAGCTCGGGCCGCACCATCGGCCTGCGGGCGGACATGGACGCGCTGCCGATCACCGAGGCGACGGGGCTGCCGCACGCCTCGAAACACCCCGGCAAGATGCATGCCTGCGGCCATGACGGCCATACGGCGATGCTGCTGGGGGCGGCGCAATACCTCGCCGAGACGCGCAATTTCGACGGGCGCGTGGTGCTGATCTTCCAACCCGCCGAGGAGGGCGGCGGTGGCGGCAATGTCATGGTGCAGGAGGGGCTGATGGACCGCTGGGGCATCGATGAGGTCTACGGCATGCACAACATGCCCGGCCACCCCACGGGGCAATTCGCGATCCGCGAAGGCGCGCTGCTGGCCGCGGCCGACGAGTTTGCCATCACGCTGACGGGCCAAGGCGGCCATGCCGCGGCCCCGCATGAGGCGGTGGACACGAACCTCGCCGCCGCCCATGTGATGATCGCGCTGCAATCCATCGCCAGCCGCAACACCGATCCGCTGAAACAGGTCGTCGTCTCGGTCTGCACCCTGCGCAGCGACACCGACAGCCACAACGTCCTGCCGCATCAGGTGCTTCTGCGCGGGACGGTGCGCACGCTGGATCCGGAGGTTCAGGATTTGGCCGAGCGTCGGCTGCACGACCTCACACGCCTGACGGCGGAGGCACATCAATGCCGGGCCGAGATCGACTACCAGCGCGGTTACCCGGTCACCCGCAACCATGCCGATCAAACCCGCTTTGCCGCCGAGGCCGCCGATAAGGTCACCCCCGGCACCGATCGCGACACCCCGCCGATCATGGCCGGAGAGGATTTTTCCTATATGCTCAATGCGCGACCGGGTGCCTATATTATGATCGGCAACGGGGAAGGGGCGACGGTCCATCACCCGGAATATGACTTTGACGACGCCGCGATCCCGGCGGGCTGCTCATGGTTCGCGCAGGTGGTTGAGGACCGGCTGGCAAGGGCGTAA